Genomic window (Arcobacter aquimarinus):
TTTTACAATTTCAACAACAGTTTCTTTAACCTCTTCAACAACAGTTTTTGTTTTTGTTTGTTTAAATGAATCGATATACTCTTGAACCTGTGATGGTAACTCTTTTCCAAATTTATATAAAATAAAATATAAAATAGCCTCTTCAGCTAATGGTGCATGATAAATAAACTCTGTTGTTTTACCTTTTTTACCAATTTTTTCCATAATTGGATCAGCTACTGGGTGAAAATATAATCCAGCACCTTTGTTCATAATAACAGAGTTATTAAACGCATATCTAGCATTTGGTAAATCAGATTTTAAGTATCCACCAACTGAAATTACAAAATTTGAACTATGAACATCAGCAAGAGTAGAACTATAAAGTGATTTTCCAGAAGTTTTAGAGTAATTATTTAAAAACTCTTGATATCTTCTTGCATCTTCATTTACAAGTTTTGCACCAGTTTTTGAAGCAATTTCTTGTAAAATTAAAGCCTCTTCATTTGTAATATAAGAGTTAAATTTAATATTTTTTGCATTTTTAAATGCCTCAACAGCTTTTTTAAATGCAACTTTGTCTTTTGATGAAACTTTGTTTTCAAAATCATAAGCAAATCTTCCAGCACCATTTACAGTTGAATAATGAGGTTCACTATTTACTCTATAAATCTTTTTTGTTGCATGATTATCTATTGATTCATGTTTTATATCATAATATAAAAAGGCACAATCACTTGAATGAGGATTTGCTGCTGGTATTTTTTTAAGTTCCCAAGCATTTGAAGTATATTGGAAATCATGGCTTACTAATGCTCCAACTGGACAGGCACTAATACACTCTCCACAATTTGTACATGCATCAGCATCATAACCAATAAGTGATTTATTTAACTTATTCCACATAGCATAAGCATCTTTTGGCATCTCTGATTTAAATGTAGCATCAATTGCATCACTTGGTCTCTTTACTGTACTTAATGCATTTGAACCAACCATATCTTGACAAACTGTAACACATCTTTCACAAACTATACATAAAGCTGGGTCATAATTCATAACTCCCCAATGCTGAGTTGGTCGGTGTATATCTTTGATACTATAAGATTGAGAATCAACTTTCATATACAAAGAGTAGTTCTGTAGTTCACACTCTCCACTTTGGTCACAAACACCACATTGTAATGGATGGTTTACATCATAAACTTCCATAATTGCTCTTCTTTCAATTGCAATATTAGGAGTTGTAGTAGATATATCCATCCCTGCTTTTACTTTTGTATTACAGCCATATACTTGTTTTCCATCTGCTTCAACTAAACACAATCTACAGGCTAATGTAGGGGAACATCTAGTTAAATAACAAACTGCTGGAACAAAAACATCGTTTGCTCTAGCTACATTTAATATTGACTCACCATCTTTTGCTTCAATTGTTTTACCATCAATTGTAAGTGTAATCATATCACTCATACTTCTACCTTTTCAATTTTCACTTGCTTATATGAATAACCATTAAAAATATCTTTACTATTTTTTGTCTTTAAAATTGCTATAGTTCCATGTAAATTTTCATCTACTTTTAAAATTTTTTTAATTTTTTCATTTTTAAAGATTACAAAAACCTCATTATTATCAGCTACCTTTGCAATATTTGCAAAAGTTTGGCTAACAATTAACTCTTTACTATCTTGACCTATTAATTTATAAATCAATGTTCCATTAAATGATTTTAATTCTTCAAGCTCTTCTAAATCAAAATTTATACAACTATTTATTTTTTGCTCTAAATCTTCATTTAAAACAACCAAATTAAAATCTGAATATTTTTTTATTAATGCAACTATTTTGATGATATTTTCAACTCTTTGATGCTTTAAAATATCATCTCCAATAATTAAAGTTTTTATTTTTGAATTTGATGAACTTTCAAAAGCTTCTTCAAACTCCTCTTCACCTGCACTACTTTCAGCACTAATATAACCTAAATCTAAATCTTCTATAAATTCTTTAGTTTTTTCATCACAATTAGAACTAAAACTATTTAATAATAGAGCAACTATTCCCTCTTCACTTCCAACTTCGTATTTTATTAACTGCGAATAAAAAGATTTTAAATTAGAATTGTCAATTGGATGCATATAAACAAATTTTGCATCATTATTTTTCACTGCTTGTTCAATAGAATTTTTTAATTCTTCATTTTCTAAAAAAGTAGCAAATGATATTATAAAATCACTCTTTAAAATCTGTTCTACTTTATTCATCTTTTGCACTTTCTTCTGCTACAGGTCTTGGTTCTGGTTTTACTTTTTTTACTACCAATGTCCAATCAACCTCATTAAATTTAATCGAATTCATTAATGTATATCCAGCTTCATAAATCACATCTGCACTTTTTTGAATATTTGAAAAATCCCCTATTTCAAACATAATAATTGCAACCTCTTGGGGTGCTATTTGTTTATCTAATAATTCCAACATTCTTTCATAAAAATCATTTTTTAAGTGTCTTAAATCAAATCTTTTCATCTGTCAATCTCACCAAAAACTATATTAAGATTACCAATAATAGTAACCACGTCTGCCAATTGGCAACCAATTAAAAGCTCTTCTAAAATAGCTGTATGCTGGAAACTTGGTGTTCTTATTTTCATCCTGTAAGCATAAGGACTTCCATCACTTACTACAAAATATCCAAGTTCTCCTTTTGGTGATTCAGTAGCCACATAAACTTCACCAACAGGTGGTCTCATACCTTGTGTCACTAAAACAAAATGTTGCATTAAAGAGTAATTTTGAGTCATAACTTGCTCTTTAGGAGCTGAAATATAATTTGGTGCATGAGCCATAAGTTGAGAATCTGTATCTTTATACATAGAAAATAATTGTTTTAAAATTTTTGAAGATTCTCTCATTTCAGCAATACAAATTTTATATCTTCCATAAGAGTCATTTGTATATGAAACAGGAACATCAAAATCAAGTTCAGGATAAATTCCATAAGGCATCTCTTTTCTTAAATCCCATTTAATACCACTTCCTCTTAAAGCAATTCCAGAACATCCCCAATCTTTTGCCATAGAAGGAGTTATAACACCAACATTTTCAAGTCTCATTTTCCAAATTCTATTTTCTGTTAATAAACCTTCATAAGTCTTAAGTTCTTGTTCTAGTACATCTAAAAAACTAGCACAATCATCAATCCAATTACTTGGTAAATCCAAAGGTACTCCACCAATTCTAACTGCACTATGAGTAAGTCTAGCACCACAATAGTCTTCTATTAAGTCCATTGCATATTCTCTTTCCCTAAAACAGTATAAAAACATAGACATAGCTCCAACATCAAGTGCATGAGTTGCAAGCCAAAATAGATGAGAAGTAATTCTATTTAACTCTAAAAGCATTGTTCTGATAATCTCAGCTCGCCTTGGAGCTTCAATTCCTAATAGTTTTTCAATAGCTAAGGCATATCCATAATTATTTGAAGTTGCAGCTATATAATCCATTCTATCTGTTGTTGGCAAAAATTCATTATAAATCATATTTTCAGCCATTTTTTCCATACCTCTATGAAGGTATCCAATCATTGGTCTTGATTTTACAACTTCCTCACCTTGAAGCTCTAAAATAAGTCTCAATTGACCATGAGCAGATGGATGTTGAGGACCAAAGTTTACCATCATAGTATTATCTTCACGCTCAAAGTGAATATTTTCAAAAAAAGGTTTTAATCTATTTGGTTGTTGCATTTTCTACCTTCTTCTTTTTAAAACAACTGATTCTTCAGGTTTTAATTTTTTAACTAAAGTATTTCCATCTTTCTCTTCATAAGAAATAGGAGTTTCTGGCTCAAATTGAGAAATATCCATTCCAAATGGAACTTCATGTCCAAGTCTTGCAAATCTAGTTGTATCATATCTATCAATAGCAGCTGGATCTCTTTGTTCAGGTCCTATAATATCACGTGCTTCTTTTCCAAAAATTTTATCAACTTCATACCATGAAGCCGCCTCATCACCTTGAAGTGGATATGTTTTTTTAAGAGGATGGTCATACCAATCATCAGGCATAATAAGTCTTTTTAAATTTGGATGATTTACTATTTTTACACCTAACATATCATACATTTCTCGCTCAGACCAATTTGCTGATTTAAAAAATGGAGTTAATGATTCAATAGCTTTATCTTTTGGTAAAAAACATTTAACTCTTAATCTTTTGTGTTTTGTTAAAGATAAAAATTCATAAAAAATTTCATAACCACCTTTTGAAGCTAAATAATCAATTGCTGATAATTCAATCAACATATCATATTCTAATTTTTCCTTTAAAAGTTTTACACATGAAATTAAAAAATTTCTATCAATTACAACTACTAAATGCCCAAGTTCAATATATGCTTCTTTTACATTGATAGAATAATTAATCTCTTCAAAATCTTTAGCAAAAACTTCATCTTCACTAGGATTTAATCTTGGAACTGGAGGACTTACAAAAAATCTATCTGAAAAGTATGCTTGTTTTTGAACACTATCTTTTGGAGTATATTTTCTCATTATACTAACCTCTTCTTTTTATGAGCTCTAAAAATTGATTCTTTTCTAATTTTTTGTTGAAGTGTCATAAGAGCATATTGTAGTGTTTCAGGTCGTGGAGCACAACCAGGAAGATAAATATCAACAGGGATAATTCTATCTGCACCTTGAACTGTTGCATAAGTGTTAAACATTCCACCCGTGTTTGCACATGAGCCCATAGAAATTACCCATTTTGGATCAGGCATTTGATCATATAATCTTCTCATAAACTCAGCATGTTTTTTTGTTAATGTTCCAGCAATTATCAACACATCAGATTGTCTTGGACTTGCTCTAAAAATAGTTCCAAATCTATCAAAATCATATCTTGAAGCTCCAGTTGCCATCATCTCAATAGCACAACAGGCTAATCCATAAGTCATAGGCCATAAAGAATTAGACCTACCAAAATTTACTATTTTATCAATAGTTGTTAACTTAACAGCTGCTCCACTATCTTGTAGATAATTTATTTTATGCTGTGCCACTCAAGACCTCCTTTTTTCCATTCATAAAGAAAACCAATAGCTAAAATTAATAAGAAAAATAACATAGCTACAAATCCAAACCATCCAAGTATTTTAAAATTTATAGCCCATGGAAACATAAATATTATTTCTACGTCAAATAATATAAATAATAAAGCTGTTAAATAAAACTGTGCTGAGATTCTGTTAGGTTGTTTTGTAACTTCAGGTCCACACTCATAAAGTGTAGTTTTTAGTTTTTCTGTATCTAGTCTTGCAATCTTTCTACTTATATATCTTGAAAGCCATACCGTTGCACCAAATGCGGTAAACGTTACAATAAACATTACGAACGCACCAAAATAGGGATGGGCAAATTCCATGTGTGTCATTTAATTTATCCTTTGAAAGCTAAATATACTCTTTTACTTTATAAATAGTTTTAATAACTTAACATAACTATTTACAATAATTTATGAGAATAATATTCTAACCTTATATAAATGCGCTTTAAAATTAATGTTTTTCTAAGGATTAAGTGTAAACTGGTACAAAAAGAAACACTAAATATAATCATAAAGCTTTATGGCTATTTTACTATATTTTTTATTGTTTCTTAATTAGAGATAAAATTTATTAATTAATATTCTAGTTTAATAATTAGATTTTATTTAAAAAAATCCAACTTTTGTTTCTGAATCAAATTGACCTTTTTGCTCTTTTGTAATTTGCTCTTTAAAATTTTCTACTTTAAAAATAGGCTCATCACTAACTGCAATTTTATAAGCTGTGTTTTTAATAACTAATTCTATTTGACCACCTGTTAATTCGTATTTTGCTAATTCTTCAATATCAAAATTTTCTTCTAATGGCAAGTTTGCGGGAAGTAATTTTTTCCAAAGCTTAACTCTTTGGTCTTTATTTGGTTTAATAAATTCAATTTTATAATTAAATCTTCTTGAAAATGCCTTATCAAGATTTTCAAGTAAATTTGTTGTTGCAATCAATATTCCATCAAATCTCTCTATTTGTTCTAAAAAGATATTTTGCATCTGATTATGCATCTTATCACTACTACTCATTCCACCTAAAGCCCTTGAACTTAAAAACTGATCTGCTTCATTTAGTAACAATACAGGTTCTGATTTTGTTTGAGTTCGAAGTTCATAATATTTATCAAAAATATTTCTAACATTTTTTTCACTCTCACCAATGTACATAGATAAAATTTTTGAACAATCAAAACTTAATACATCTTTTTTAAGTGATTTTGCTAAAGCTAAAGCAGTCAAAGTTTTTCCTGTTCCAGCAACTCCATAAAAAATGATTTTTGCTTCAATTCCTCTTTTTTTATCTTTTATTCCCCATTGTTTTAGTCTATTTATTACATTTTTATCAACTTGTTTTAAAAGAGCATCTAATGTCTCTTTTGTTTTATCGTTTAAAATTACATCATCTAATGTTTTAGTTGTAGAAATTAACTCAAACATATCTTGTTCTTTTATTACTGTATCTAATTTTATTTTTCCAACACCTGCACTTTTTTTAGTTGGATGAGAAATCTTATATAAAACATCATCAGGAATATAAAAATTTCTATTGATTCCACCAAAAGGTGTTAAAACCTCATCATAATCAATGAGTGCTTTTGAAACTAATGTAGAGCTTTCCTCAAGTAAACTTCTATATTTGATTTTTTCATAATCATCACTTGAAATTAACTCTATTAAAGAATTCATATCTCTTAATGTTCCATCACCACCTGAATATTCCTCTTTTAACAAAGCCAAAAATAGAGTTTGTTCTTGTTCATTTAAACTATTTTCTTTAAAAAAATCTTCAAGCATTATAGAATTTGATGTTACTTTTATTCTCTCTTTAATTCTATTTTCTAATAAAATCAATTTTGATTTTAATCTATTAGAACTAGGACTATTTACATCAAAATTTTTTCTAACTACATTTAATTGTTGAGCTAAATCAATTCTGAAAAACTGGTCTTGTAAATATTCTAAATGATCACTATAATTTTTAATTTCAGGAAGAACAAAATCATTACTTCCATTTTCCAACATTTTTAAATAAGCACTAGAAAGAGAAACACTTGAATTTATAAGTTCAAGTTTTGAAACTTCACTAAGTTTTACTTGATCAAAAGATACTTGAACAAGCCAACCAAACTCTAAAAGAGATTTTATTAAATCGAGTTTTTCCAAATGTTTGTATGTTTTTAAATCATAAAATTCACCTAAAATATCAATAACACCTAAAGTATCTCTACCATTTACATACTCTTTTGACATAAATTGTAATATTTTTGCCTCTTCAACTGAACATTTTAATTGATTAAAAAAATTTGTTTTCTCTACATCTTGAGCTTTTATAAAATTAATTACTTCTTTCATTCTATTCTTTTAATCCTACTTATTTAATTTTTCTTCTAAATTTTTATTAAATGTACTAATATCTTCATTATGTTTAAATTCTAAAACATACTCATCATTAATTACTATTTTTAAATCTTTAATTTTTATATCTTTTATATCTTCGTATTTTGTGATTTTAGAATTTTTTTCCACATCTACAGTGAAACTATTGCTTATTTCTATTAAATTATCTTCACATAATGCTTTATACGAACCTTTTGAATAAGTATAGTTTAAACAATTAGATTTTTTTAAATAATCTTCAATTTTATCTAAGTTTGCATGATTATGTAAGTTTAAAGATATAACTACTAAGGCTATCAATAAAAAAAAACCAATAAAAATCATTTTTAATTCCTTTAAAAATAATATGATACATCAATATCTCTTAACTACATATGAATAAAAAAATTGCTAGAATGCAACAATTTATATGAAAATTTAAAAAGGACACTTATGTTTAGGCTTGTTAAAAATTCTACAAAGTTACTTCTACTATTTTTTTTGCTCAATGGTTGTTCTAATCATGAGGAAGCAATGAAAGTTTTACCAAATGAATTAGCAATTGCAGATGAGTGTAGAAATCTTAAAAAACAGTTTGAGATAGATTGTTATGATTTAATTGCTTATAAAAATAGTTTTGCTCAAATAAGACTAGGATTAACAGCACAATATAGAGGTAATTTTGAGGAAGCCTTCCAAAGATATAATTTAGCAAAACAAAAAGGAAATTTTTATGCAAATTCTTTATTAGCTAATTTATATATCAATGGTTTTGGTGTTGCTAAAAATGAAAAAACTGCAATAAATCTTCTTGAAGATACAAAATCTGTAGATCCAATTGCTGCATATAAACTTGCAAATTTTTATTTAATTGATAACAAAGTAAAAAATGCAATTGAACTTCTTACATACGCAGGTGAAAATGAAGTTAAAGATGCTCAATATCAACTACATCTTTTATACTCAAATGAACAATATATACCTGTTGATTTAGAAAAAAGTGAATATTGGGACTTAAAACACAAAGAAGATACACAATCTTTTACAAATAAAATATATGGAATATAAATGTATAAACAACTAATATTATCAATTGGAACAATTTTTTTATTCACAGCTTGTTCTTTAAAAATGCCTTCTTGGCCATCTTTTTTAAGTTTTGGAGATAACTATGAATCTATATTAGAAGAAGCTAATAGTTGTCAAGTTATTGAAGATGAAAATCAGAAATTAAGTTGTTATAAAAATATCGAAAAAACAAATAGTTTTGCTCAAATTAGATTGGGAACTTATTATGCTGATAAAAAAGTTTATAAACAGGCTATTAAATATTTAGAAATGGCAAAAGAGAATGATAATATCTATGCAAATTTACCTTTAGCGTTTTTATATTACAAAGGTGAAGGTGTTACTAAAGATGTAAATAAATCTTTTGAACTTTTAGAAGAATCAAGTACAAAAGACCCAACAGCTGCATATCAATTATCAAGATTTTATATTCAAGGAATAAACACAAAAGTTGATAATGAAAAAGGTGTAGAACTATTAGAGTTTGCTGCATCAAAAGGTGTTTTAAGTGCTATGGAAATGCTTATAAATATAAGTAAAAATGGATTATTTGAACAACCTAAAGATCAGAAAAAAGTAGATTATTGGCAAAAGAAAATCAAAGAAACTAAAGAGGATATAAATCATAAGATATATAGGTTATAAAAAACCTATATCTTATTTTTTATCTTCTAAACCTTTAAAAAATAGACTCATTGTATCACTTATAACATCTTTAGTATCATATTTTACTAACAAATAACTCTCAATAAATCCATCTGATAATTTTTTAAAAAGTATAGCTATATGTTTATAATTCATATTGCTATTTGGATATATCTTTTTAAACTGTCTAATTAAAAAATTGTATATTTCATCTACTATTTTATGATTCGAAATATCTAATTTATGAAAAAAATATGGATCAGTTATAATAGTAATATCCCTATTTTTATCAATCTGCATAAATATTTCATATTTACAGGAAAGATATAACTCCAAATTAGCATAAGCATTATTCGTTTCTTTTTCATTTAAGCTATTCATAAAATTCTGAAGTTTTAAAATCAAATACTCTAAATATAAATCATCTTTTGAATTAAAAAGATTATAAATTGTTCCGACAGAAGTTTCAAGTTCTTTTGCTAATTGAGAAATTTTAAAATTTTTATATCCATATTTATC
Coding sequences:
- a CDS encoding NADH-quinone oxidoreductase subunit G gives rise to the protein MSDMITLTIDGKTIEAKDGESILNVARANDVFVPAVCYLTRCSPTLACRLCLVEADGKQVYGCNTKVKAGMDISTTTPNIAIERRAIMEVYDVNHPLQCGVCDQSGECELQNYSLYMKVDSQSYSIKDIHRPTQHWGVMNYDPALCIVCERCVTVCQDMVGSNALSTVKRPSDAIDATFKSEMPKDAYAMWNKLNKSLIGYDADACTNCGECISACPVGALVSHDFQYTSNAWELKKIPAANPHSSDCAFLYYDIKHESIDNHATKKIYRVNSEPHYSTVNGAGRFAYDFENKVSSKDKVAFKKAVEAFKNAKNIKFNSYITNEEALILQEIASKTGAKLVNEDARRYQEFLNNYSKTSGKSLYSSTLADVHSSNFVISVGGYLKSDLPNARYAFNNSVIMNKGAGLYFHPVADPIMEKIGKKGKTTEFIYHAPLAEEAILYFILYKFGKELPSQVQEYIDSFKQTKTKTVVEEVKETVVEIVKDEETGEEKEVKKVVTNKVSKEVEFEYSTLVELFGKDEKFLDLLEDMLAKKDKFSLIVAEDLITHPNSVNLAKLCGLIDRCTAFDVVIIPTQTNTLGVAQICTLSKEVEGFSVGYNMKADFELSALGDANLDIPALNQQEGTFTNIDKKVIPTNAALEFKGYTLNEVANEVLGTDVEYTIEYTVKLPIQKGYKSEQFDDLPNKFGNDQVEYRGYDLESFEVSIQDDFKPIIDERITLQDNELIIYRANPINQFNEFTAIAHEFKDKLQDGIFFSKFLFEKLELNEGDKVKVIANNQELILSAYIDIQIEGNIPYISTFMKNSSSNALFNTYRFNKAKVVKA
- a CDS encoding NADH-ubiquinone oxidoreductase subunit E family protein; protein product: MKRFDLRHLKNDFYERMLELLDKQIAPQEVAIIMFEIGDFSNIQKSADVIYEAGYTLMNSIKFNEVDWTLVVKKVKPEPRPVAEESAKDE
- the nuoD gene encoding NADH dehydrogenase (quinone) subunit D, producing MQQPNRLKPFFENIHFEREDNTMMVNFGPQHPSAHGQLRLILELQGEEVVKSRPMIGYLHRGMEKMAENMIYNEFLPTTDRMDYIAATSNNYGYALAIEKLLGIEAPRRAEIIRTMLLELNRITSHLFWLATHALDVGAMSMFLYCFREREYAMDLIEDYCGARLTHSAVRIGGVPLDLPSNWIDDCASFLDVLEQELKTYEGLLTENRIWKMRLENVGVITPSMAKDWGCSGIALRGSGIKWDLRKEMPYGIYPELDFDVPVSYTNDSYGRYKICIAEMRESSKILKQLFSMYKDTDSQLMAHAPNYISAPKEQVMTQNYSLMQHFVLVTQGMRPPVGEVYVATESPKGELGYFVVSDGSPYAYRMKIRTPSFQHTAILEELLIGCQLADVVTIIGNLNIVFGEIDR
- a CDS encoding NADH-quinone oxidoreductase subunit C, with product MRKYTPKDSVQKQAYFSDRFFVSPPVPRLNPSEDEVFAKDFEEINYSINVKEAYIELGHLVVVIDRNFLISCVKLLKEKLEYDMLIELSAIDYLASKGGYEIFYEFLSLTKHKRLRVKCFLPKDKAIESLTPFFKSANWSEREMYDMLGVKIVNHPNLKRLIMPDDWYDHPLKKTYPLQGDEAASWYEVDKIFGKEARDIIGPEQRDPAAIDRYDTTRFARLGHEVPFGMDISQFEPETPISYEEKDGNTLVKKLKPEESVVLKRRR
- a CDS encoding NuoB/complex I 20 kDa subunit family protein: MAQHKINYLQDSGAAVKLTTIDKIVNFGRSNSLWPMTYGLACCAIEMMATGASRYDFDRFGTIFRASPRQSDVLIIAGTLTKKHAEFMRRLYDQMPDPKWVISMGSCANTGGMFNTYATVQGADRIIPVDIYLPGCAPRPETLQYALMTLQQKIRKESIFRAHKKKRLV
- a CDS encoding NAD(P)H-quinone oxidoreductase subunit 3 gives rise to the protein MTHMEFAHPYFGAFVMFIVTFTAFGATVWLSRYISRKIARLDTEKLKTTLYECGPEVTKQPNRISAQFYLTALLFILFDVEIIFMFPWAINFKILGWFGFVAMLFFLLILAIGFLYEWKKGGLEWHSIK
- a CDS encoding ATP-binding protein, producing the protein MKEVINFIKAQDVEKTNFFNQLKCSVEEAKILQFMSKEYVNGRDTLGVIDILGEFYDLKTYKHLEKLDLIKSLLEFGWLVQVSFDQVKLSEVSKLELINSSVSLSSAYLKMLENGSNDFVLPEIKNYSDHLEYLQDQFFRIDLAQQLNVVRKNFDVNSPSSNRLKSKLILLENRIKERIKVTSNSIMLEDFFKENSLNEQEQTLFLALLKEEYSGGDGTLRDMNSLIELISSDDYEKIKYRSLLEESSTLVSKALIDYDEVLTPFGGINRNFYIPDDVLYKISHPTKKSAGVGKIKLDTVIKEQDMFELISTTKTLDDVILNDKTKETLDALLKQVDKNVINRLKQWGIKDKKRGIEAKIIFYGVAGTGKTLTALALAKSLKKDVLSFDCSKILSMYIGESEKNVRNIFDKYYELRTQTKSEPVLLLNEADQFLSSRALGGMSSSDKMHNQMQNIFLEQIERFDGILIATTNLLENLDKAFSRRFNYKIEFIKPNKDQRVKLWKKLLPANLPLEENFDIEELAKYELTGGQIELVIKNTAYKIAVSDEPIFKVENFKEQITKEQKGQFDSETKVGFF
- a CDS encoding tetratricopeptide repeat protein; protein product: MFRLVKNSTKLLLLFFLLNGCSNHEEAMKVLPNELAIADECRNLKKQFEIDCYDLIAYKNSFAQIRLGLTAQYRGNFEEAFQRYNLAKQKGNFYANSLLANLYINGFGVAKNEKTAINLLEDTKSVDPIAAYKLANFYLIDNKVKNAIELLTYAGENEVKDAQYQLHLLYSNEQYIPVDLEKSEYWDLKHKEDTQSFTNKIYGI
- a CDS encoding tetratricopeptide repeat protein, which produces MYKQLILSIGTIFLFTACSLKMPSWPSFLSFGDNYESILEEANSCQVIEDENQKLSCYKNIEKTNSFAQIRLGTYYADKKVYKQAIKYLEMAKENDNIYANLPLAFLYYKGEGVTKDVNKSFELLEESSTKDPTAAYQLSRFYIQGINTKVDNEKGVELLEFAASKGVLSAMEMLINISKNGLFEQPKDQKKVDYWQKKIKETKEDINHKIYRL
- a CDS encoding TetR/AcrR family transcriptional regulator, which translates into the protein MKSKINNEINRIKRDLYLKQASEYFDKYGYKNFKISQLAKELETSVGTIYNLFNSKDDLYLEYLILKLQNFMNSLNEKETNNAYANLELYLSCKYEIFMQIDKNRDITIITDPYFFHKLDISNHKIVDEIYNFLIRQFKKIYPNSNMNYKHIAILFKKLSDGFIESYLLVKYDTKDVISDTMSLFFKGLEDKK